One stretch of Aquimarina sp. Aq107 DNA includes these proteins:
- a CDS encoding FAD-binding and (Fe-S)-binding domain-containing protein — protein MIKEADLITLSEQLDGELNFDFLTKSLYATDASVYRRIPTAVAFPKNILDLKKIINFANDNSCGLIPRTAGTSLAGQCVGDGIVVDVSKYFTKIIAIDEAKKTVTVQPGVIRDDLNRFLKPYGVFFGPNTSTSNRCMIGGMVGNNSSGTTSIQYGVTRDKVIKLQTVLSDGSEVTFSNISKEGFEHKRNQNTLEGKIYDTVFNELISQDAQENIHNNFPKPEIHRRNTGYAIDELIKSNVFSDYKEDFNMCNLLSGSEGTLAFTTQITLQLDKLPPQESLMIASHFHSIEDCLNAVEPVMKHTLFTCEMMDKTILDCTKNNVEQLKNRFFIEDDPQAILMLELRANDLESLEKQKITLLSTLENSGLTYANPILLGNQINQALELRKAGLGLLGNIIGDKKAVACIEDTAVALSDLANYIKEFSDLMKRHDQDAVYYAHAGAGELHLRPILDLKKKTDVVLFKEITDDVASLVKKYNGSMSGEHGDGIVRAEYIPFMIGEANYNVLKRIKTVFDPKGIFNPGKIVDAYAMDEQLRYEIDRKEPEIETLLDFTDSLGILRAAEKCNGSGDCRKSVESGGTMCPSYRATKNEKDTTRGRANTLREVLTNNTESNKFNKKELKEVFDLCISCKGCSSECPSNVDVAALKAEFEYQYQKENGTSLRTKLFANNNTFNNLGRIAPGLTNFFFENTFTSGILKSTLGIAKERELPLLSKQSLRKWCQNHLKLKQPKNPIKSIYFFVDEFTNHLDTDIGIDALELLTGLGYEVKITNHKESGRTFISKGLLKQAKKLANYNINTLRELISSDIPLIGLEPSAILTFRDEYHRLADDKEVAKTLSQNTFLIDEFLKSEIELGNITSEQFTREEKVIKLHGHCHQKALSTIHTTFVYLNLPKNYKVTIIPSGCCGMAGSFGYEKEHYDVSMQIGEQTLFPAIRKAPETTIIAAVGTSCRHQIKDGTKRIALHPVSILNAALISKTEYK, from the coding sequence AAATATATTGGACCTAAAGAAAATTATAAATTTTGCGAACGATAATAGCTGCGGTTTAATACCAAGAACGGCTGGGACTTCTTTAGCAGGTCAATGTGTTGGAGATGGCATTGTAGTAGATGTGTCTAAATACTTTACTAAAATAATAGCTATCGATGAAGCTAAAAAAACAGTTACCGTTCAGCCTGGAGTTATTAGAGATGATTTAAACCGTTTTCTAAAACCTTATGGAGTGTTTTTTGGGCCAAATACTTCTACCTCTAATCGTTGCATGATAGGCGGTATGGTTGGTAATAATAGTAGCGGTACTACTTCTATACAATATGGTGTTACTAGAGATAAAGTAATCAAATTACAAACAGTTTTATCTGATGGTAGCGAAGTAACGTTTTCCAATATTTCTAAAGAAGGTTTTGAACATAAGAGGAATCAAAATACATTAGAAGGTAAGATATATGATACTGTTTTTAATGAGTTAATTTCTCAGGATGCACAAGAAAACATACATAATAATTTTCCTAAACCTGAGATACATAGGCGTAATACTGGATATGCAATTGATGAATTAATTAAATCCAATGTTTTCTCAGATTACAAGGAGGATTTTAATATGTGTAATTTATTATCTGGTAGTGAGGGAACCTTAGCTTTTACAACCCAAATTACATTGCAACTGGATAAACTACCTCCTCAGGAGTCATTGATGATAGCTTCTCACTTTCATTCTATCGAAGACTGTTTAAATGCTGTAGAACCGGTAATGAAACATACATTATTTACTTGTGAAATGATGGATAAGACAATCTTAGATTGTACAAAAAACAATGTAGAACAACTTAAGAATCGCTTTTTTATAGAAGATGATCCTCAAGCGATTTTAATGTTAGAATTAAGAGCTAATGATTTAGAAAGTCTTGAAAAACAAAAAATAACACTGTTGTCTACATTAGAGAATTCAGGATTGACTTATGCAAATCCTATTTTATTAGGAAATCAAATTAATCAAGCTTTAGAACTTAGAAAAGCAGGGTTGGGGCTATTAGGTAATATTATAGGTGATAAAAAAGCAGTTGCCTGTATAGAGGATACGGCAGTAGCTTTATCTGATTTAGCAAACTATATCAAAGAGTTTTCTGATTTAATGAAAAGACATGATCAAGATGCAGTTTATTACGCACATGCCGGCGCTGGGGAATTGCATTTAAGACCAATCTTGGATCTTAAAAAGAAAACAGATGTTGTGCTTTTTAAAGAAATTACTGATGATGTAGCTAGTTTGGTAAAAAAGTATAATGGATCCATGAGTGGAGAGCATGGTGATGGAATTGTTCGAGCGGAGTATATTCCTTTTATGATTGGAGAAGCGAATTATAATGTGTTAAAACGAATAAAAACTGTATTTGATCCTAAAGGTATTTTTAATCCAGGTAAGATAGTAGATGCCTATGCCATGGATGAACAGTTAAGGTACGAGATTGATAGAAAAGAACCTGAAATAGAAACATTATTAGATTTTACAGATTCTTTAGGAATTTTACGTGCTGCAGAAAAATGTAATGGGAGTGGAGATTGCAGAAAATCAGTAGAGTCAGGAGGAACTATGTGTCCTAGTTATAGGGCTACTAAAAATGAAAAGGATACCACCAGAGGTAGAGCTAATACGCTACGAGAAGTATTAACGAATAATACAGAATCTAATAAATTTAACAAGAAAGAATTAAAAGAAGTATTTGATTTATGTATTAGTTGTAAAGGTTGTTCTAGTGAATGCCCTTCTAATGTAGATGTAGCTGCCTTAAAAGCAGAGTTCGAATATCAATATCAAAAAGAAAACGGAACTTCTCTTAGAACTAAATTATTTGCAAACAATAATACATTTAATAATCTAGGAAGAATAGCACCCGGTTTAACAAATTTCTTTTTTGAAAACACATTTACTTCTGGGATTTTAAAATCCACTCTTGGTATTGCTAAAGAAAGAGAATTGCCATTACTAAGTAAACAATCTTTAAGAAAATGGTGTCAAAACCATTTAAAACTAAAACAACCTAAAAATCCAATTAAAAGTATTTACTTTTTTGTAGATGAGTTTACAAATCATTTAGATACTGATATTGGAATCGATGCATTAGAGTTGTTAACAGGATTAGGTTATGAAGTAAAAATCACAAATCACAAGGAAAGTGGTCGAACGTTTATTTCTAAAGGACTATTAAAGCAGGCTAAAAAACTTGCGAATTATAATATAAATACTCTTAGAGAATTAATATCTAGTGATATTCCATTAATTGGATTAGAGCCTTCGGCGATATTAACGTTTAGAGATGAATATCATAGGTTAGCTGATGATAAAGAAGTAGCAAAAACACTTTCGCAAAACACTTTTTTAATTGATGAGTTTTTAAAATCAGAGATTGAATTAGGTAACATTACTTCTGAGCAATTTACAAGGGAAGAAAAAGTAATAAAACTTCACGGGCATTGTCATCAGAAAGCATTGTCTACTATTCATACAACGTTTGTATACCTTAATCTACCCAAGAACTACAAAGTGACCATTATTCCTTCAGGATGTTGTGGTATGGCAGGATCTTTTGGGTATGAAAAAGAGCATTATGATGTGAGTATGCAAATTGGGGAACAAACATTATTTCCTGCGATAAGAAAAGCTCCAGAAACAACTATTATTGCTGCTGTTGGAACTAGTTGTAGACATCAGATTAAAGATGGAACAAAACGTATTGCATTACATCCTGTTAGTATATTAAATGCAGCTTTAATATCGAAAACAGAATATAAATAA
- a CDS encoding DUF4494 domain-containing protein: MSATWYECKVKYRKINDSGVQKVTTEPYLVDAVSYTEAETRINEEMAAYVSEEFIITNIKVANFAEIHPFENSDRWFKSKVSLIAYDEESGKERKTNMYLLIQANDVKEAFDNTNTVMKGTTGDYTIPAIAESPIMDVFPYFTGEEEQLEKFKALRDSIQEVEEVEIDENVPAAPGFIGEEE; the protein is encoded by the coding sequence ATGAGCGCTACTTGGTACGAATGTAAAGTAAAATATAGAAAAATAAATGATTCTGGAGTACAGAAAGTAACTACAGAACCTTATTTAGTGGATGCAGTATCTTATACAGAAGCAGAAACTAGAATTAATGAAGAAATGGCAGCATATGTTAGTGAAGAATTTATTATTACTAATATAAAAGTTGCAAATTTTGCTGAGATACACCCTTTTGAAAATTCTGATCGTTGGTTTAAATCAAAAGTATCTTTGATAGCTTATGACGAAGAAAGCGGTAAAGAAAGGAAAACAAACATGTATCTTTTAATTCAGGCTAATGATGTAAAAGAAGCTTTTGACAATACTAATACCGTGATGAAAGGTACGACAGGAGACTATACAATACCTGCAATTGCCGAATCACCAATTATGGATGTATTCCCTTATTTTACAGGTGAAGAGGAACAATTAGAAAAATTCAAAGCATTGAGAGATTCTATTCAGGAAGTAGAAGAAGTAGAAATAGATGAAAATGTACCAGCAGCTCCAGGTTTTATAGGAGAAGAAGAATAA
- a CDS encoding serine hydrolase produces the protein MKLSQTIKTLLLVFFCTGLFFSTQAQNLEKEIDAIVSSMYSVDEPGISILVAKNGKPIYRKAFGKANLELEVPLKPENVFEIGSITKQFTAVAILMLEEQGKLKIDDEITKYIPDYPINGKKITIHNLLNHTSGIKSYTGMQSFMKSARTDMTPTELIDVFKNEPMDFDPGEEFRYNNSGYILLGYIIEVVTKDTYENYIEKNIFEKIGMNSSYYGSTSELIKNRASGYKQNEDAFLNADYLSLTLPYAAGSLMSTVDDLLKWQNAISANTFIKRSSLEKAINGSKLNNGEEIDYGYGWSKITIQESKGYAHSGGIFGYTTNGIFLENENVYVIGLTNCNCKNVREITMKVAATAIGKPIPDKKDAVALSIKEAKKWVGAYEFEDNVIRHIMLKDGKLFSLREGENSREFEIYQMKDGSFIFDDGTISYNFSMTDDGKRQTVFKTADESFTGKGIDKAPPAERKSITVSADILKQYVGKFELQPNFIIDITLEGNSIYAEATGQPKFELFAETETLFFLKVVPAEITFNANNKGLIDSLTLNQGGRKMPAKRIN, from the coding sequence ATGAAATTATCACAAACAATTAAAACGTTACTTTTAGTTTTCTTTTGTACAGGATTGTTCTTTAGTACACAGGCTCAAAATTTAGAGAAAGAAATTGATGCTATTGTTTCTTCTATGTATTCTGTAGATGAACCAGGTATCTCAATTTTAGTAGCAAAGAATGGAAAACCAATTTATCGAAAAGCCTTTGGTAAAGCTAATTTAGAACTAGAAGTACCTCTGAAACCAGAAAATGTATTCGAAATAGGTTCGATAACTAAACAATTTACGGCAGTTGCGATCCTAATGTTAGAAGAACAAGGAAAACTTAAAATTGATGACGAAATCACTAAGTATATTCCCGATTATCCGATTAATGGAAAGAAGATTACCATTCATAATCTTTTAAATCATACATCTGGTATTAAAAGTTATACGGGCATGCAGAGTTTTATGAAATCTGCACGTACCGATATGACACCAACAGAATTAATAGATGTATTTAAAAATGAGCCTATGGATTTTGATCCGGGAGAAGAGTTTAGATACAATAATTCTGGTTATATACTATTAGGATATATTATTGAAGTAGTAACAAAAGATACGTACGAAAATTATATAGAAAAGAACATCTTCGAAAAGATAGGAATGAATTCTTCTTATTATGGCAGTACTAGCGAACTGATTAAAAATAGAGCTTCTGGGTATAAACAAAATGAGGATGCATTCCTTAATGCAGATTACCTAAGTCTTACATTACCTTATGCTGCAGGATCATTAATGTCTACGGTAGATGATCTATTAAAATGGCAAAATGCGATAAGTGCCAATACTTTTATAAAAAGATCAAGTTTAGAAAAAGCAATAAACGGATCTAAGCTAAACAATGGCGAAGAAATTGATTATGGTTACGGTTGGAGTAAGATTACCATACAAGAATCCAAAGGATATGCACATAGTGGTGGAATTTTTGGATATACAACAAATGGAATCTTTTTAGAAAATGAAAATGTATATGTAATTGGATTAACCAATTGTAACTGTAAGAATGTACGTGAAATCACTATGAAAGTAGCAGCTACTGCCATAGGTAAACCAATTCCTGATAAAAAAGATGCAGTTGCATTATCAATTAAAGAAGCAAAAAAATGGGTAGGAGCTTATGAGTTTGAAGATAATGTTATAAGACATATTATGCTTAAAGATGGTAAGCTATTTAGTCTAAGAGAAGGAGAGAATTCTAGAGAGTTTGAAATATACCAAATGAAAGATGGTTCGTTTATTTTTGATGATGGAACTATATCTTATAATTTTTCGATGACTGATGATGGAAAAAGACAAACAGTATTTAAAACTGCTGATGAAAGTTTTACAGGAAAAGGAATTGATAAAGCTCCTCCTGCAGAAAGAAAGTCTATTACGGTATCAGCAGATATTTTGAAACAATATGTGGGTAAATTCGAGTTACAACCAAACTTCATCATAGACATTACTTTAGAAGGAAATTCAATATATGCAGAGGCTACAGGGCAACCTAAGTTTGAACTTTTTGCAGAGACTGAGACATTGTTTTTCTTAAAAGTAGTACCTGCAGAAATTACATTTAATGCTAATAATAAAGGGTTAATAGATAGTTTGACTCTAAATCAAGGAGGAAGAAAAATGCCGGCAAAAAGGATCAATTAG